Proteins from a single region of Nerophis ophidion isolate RoL-2023_Sa linkage group LG10, RoL_Noph_v1.0, whole genome shotgun sequence:
- the LOC133559852 gene encoding C-C chemokine receptor type 8-like produces the protein MNLSSQMDYSSCFINSPMRPVLMLNHFTNVFLLPLFIFILYAAFGQTSSFTHSDMFTFHMAAIELIGVAASVMQVHAMLAKLPHMIILGSKFFYLTWFGQVFFHALTCVDRYLAVVHPVTYLGLRQSQGVRLRNIIIAGVWLFCILQAIVLKHGMFAIIVDNIILCSALIVVAFCSLSVLYSLIGPGRGSKCRNKINQSKRRAFLTIVVILGVLFLRLICSQTVKLVSIVVYPFNFTHCVLIGIETITGLPSSLVLPLLFLHKTWPVPCCQ, from the coding sequence ATGAACTTGTCATCTCAGATGGACTACAGTTCCTGCTTCATCAATTCGCCCATGCGCCCCGTGCTCATGCTGAATCACTTCACCAACGTGTTCTTACTCCCCCTCTTCATCTTCATCCTGTACGCCGCTTTCGGTCAGACCTCTTCCTTCACTCACTCTGACATGTTCACTTTCCACATGGCTGCCATCGAGCTGATCGGTGTGGCGGCCAGCGTCATGCAGGTTCACGCCATGTTGGCGAAGCTTCCTCACATGATCATTTTGGGCAGTAAATTCTTTTACCTCACATGGTTCGGTCAGGTGTTCTTTCACGCACTGACCTGCGTGGATCGCTATTTGGCGGTGGTCCATCCCGTCACCTACCTGGGGCTGAGGCAGAGCCAGGGTGTGCGACTCCGAAACATCATCATAGCAGGTGTTTGGCTGTTTTGCATCCTTCAAGCCATTGTTCTAAAACACGGTATGTTCGCAATCATAGTGGACAACATCATCTTGTGCTCTGCCTTAATTGTTGTGGCCTTCTGCAGCCTTTCAGTCCTGTACTCTCTGATTGGACCAGGGCGAGGGTCAAAATGCAGAAATAAGATCAACCAGAGCAAACGAAGGGCCTTTCTTACAATCGTGGTCATCCTGGGGGTGTTGTTCTTGAGGTTAATTTGTAGTCAGACGGTGAAATTGGTTTCCATTGTTGTTTACCCCTTCAACTTCACTCATTGTGTGCTGATCGGGATTGAAACCATCACGGGCCTCCCCAGCTCGTTGGTGTTGCCCCTCCTCTTCCTCCACAAAACATGGCCAGTGCCGTGCTGTCAGTGA